A section of the Solitalea canadensis DSM 3403 genome encodes:
- a CDS encoding PG1828 family lipoprotein — translation MKKVFALMLAAGVFAVVACGEGKKAEGSADSAAVAVDSAAAVVDSAAAHVDSAAAHVDSAAAKVDSLKK, via the coding sequence ATGAAAAAAGTATTTGCATTAATGTTAGCTGCTGGTGTATTCGCAGTTGTTGCTTGTGGTGAAGGTAAAAAAGCAGAAGGTTCTGCTGATTCAGCTGCTGTAGCTGTAGATTCAGCTGCTGCTGTTGTTGATTCAGCTGCTGCTCATGTAGACTCAGCTGCTGCACACGTTGATTCAGCTGCTGCTAAAGTTGATTCATTGAAAAAGTAA
- a CDS encoding RNA polymerase sigma factor: MHRVIKNSYSSDNEIIQGILKDSEEALRQLYKQHFPVILQFILNNNGDEEEAKDVYQEAIIILYDKVKSGSFELNSKLKTFIYSVCRRLWLKRLKSMSRKAGNIADYEEFLPIEDDLEHHEAKDAQLNLMEGSLAKLGEPCKTIIEDYYLHNQSMQDIAEKFGYTNAENAKNQKYKCLMRLKKIFFQANIKTEEEYVRRS, encoded by the coding sequence GTGCACAGAGTGATAAAGAATTCATACTCATCGGATAATGAAATCATCCAGGGAATACTGAAAGATTCTGAAGAAGCGTTGCGTCAACTTTATAAGCAACATTTCCCGGTAATTCTTCAGTTTATTCTGAACAACAATGGCGACGAAGAGGAAGCCAAAGATGTTTACCAGGAGGCAATCATTATCTTATATGACAAAGTAAAATCAGGCTCGTTTGAGCTTAACAGTAAATTAAAAACATTCATATACTCTGTGTGCAGGCGTTTATGGCTAAAGCGATTAAAATCGATGAGCCGTAAAGCAGGGAATATAGCCGATTATGAGGAGTTTCTTCCGATTGAGGATGATCTGGAACACCACGAAGCAAAAGATGCCCAGTTAAATTTAATGGAAGGCTCACTTGCTAAACTTGGAGAACCATGTAAAACGATTATCGAAGATTATTATCTACACAATCAGTCGATGCAAGATATTGCAGAGAAATTTGGTTATACAAATGCAGAAAACGCCAAAAATCAAAAGTATAAATGTTTAATGCGTCTGAAGAAGATTTTCTTTCAGGCAAATATAAAAACGGAAGAAGAATATGTACGGCGATCTTAA
- a CDS encoding S1C family serine protease: MYGDLNLFNEIERYLKGEMTETERANFDMLRKEDADLDHKVVEQEQFVQRLTNVGNRRALRTQLNAIHSEIDVNELKGSIQPKEGKIIQLFRRYRANIAVAATVAFFTVIGTLLITKNTGSEKQNSSYSALRRDMESIKRSQNALIRNINSTKTKMPATPGSFGGTSFVLSTDGFLITNYHVINGADSIYIQNEKGEAYKVKTVYSDPSFDLAVLKIDDPSFKSFGSLPYTFKKSKSDLGEEVFTLGFPRDEMVYGKGYLSAATGFGGDTIAYQVSIPANPGNSGGPVVDNKGNVVGVISGKQTLTEGATFAVRSQSVLKFINSIPQDSLKSKITVTKKNTLSGLSRTQQIKKLQDYVYMVKVYN; the protein is encoded by the coding sequence ATGTACGGCGATCTTAACTTATTTAACGAAATTGAACGCTACCTTAAAGGGGAAATGACGGAGACGGAGCGTGCGAATTTCGATATGTTACGTAAAGAAGATGCTGATTTGGATCACAAGGTAGTTGAACAAGAGCAATTTGTTCAGCGACTAACTAATGTGGGTAATAGAAGAGCTTTACGTACTCAATTAAATGCAATCCATTCAGAAATTGACGTTAATGAACTGAAAGGATCAATTCAACCTAAAGAAGGTAAAATCATTCAGTTATTCAGACGTTACCGCGCTAATATTGCTGTTGCAGCAACTGTGGCTTTCTTTACGGTTATTGGAACTTTATTGATCACTAAAAATACAGGTTCTGAAAAACAAAATTCATCTTATAGTGCATTAAGAAGAGATATGGAATCAATCAAGCGTTCGCAGAATGCATTGATTCGTAATATCAATAGTACAAAAACTAAAATGCCTGCTACACCAGGTTCATTTGGAGGAACCAGTTTTGTATTAAGTACCGACGGTTTCCTGATTACAAATTACCACGTAATTAATGGAGCCGATTCGATTTATATTCAAAATGAGAAAGGTGAAGCTTATAAAGTTAAAACTGTTTACAGCGATCCTTCGTTTGATTTGGCCGTACTAAAAATCGATGATCCTTCCTTCAAATCATTTGGATCATTGCCTTATACATTCAAAAAGTCTAAATCTGATCTAGGAGAAGAAGTATTTACCTTAGGTTTCCCTCGTGATGAAATGGTTTATGGTAAAGGTTACCTGAGTGCAGCTACTGGTTTTGGTGGAGATACTATTGCGTACCAGGTTTCTATTCCTGCAAACCCAGGTAATAGTGGAGGCCCGGTTGTTGATAATAAAGGAAATGTAGTAGGTGTGATCAGTGGTAAACAAACCTTAACGGAAGGTGCTACATTTGCTGTCCGTTCGCAAAGTGTGTTGAAATTTATCAATTCAATCCCTCAGGATTCCCTAAAAAGCAAGATTACAGTAACTAAGAAAAATACTTTATCAGGCTTAAGCCGTACACAACAGATCAAAAAACTACAAGATTATGTGTACATGGTAAAAGTGTATAATTAG
- a CDS encoding NAD-dependent succinate-semialdehyde dehydrogenase, giving the protein MQSVNPLNGEVIKDYIPHTATEVNNKIQSANKAFKSWENTSFETRSAYLIKLGEVLRHRKEELAELMALEMGKPLEQGIAEVEKCAFCCDYYAKNATSFLQKQLIDTDASKSFVSFQPVGVVLAIMPWNFPFWQVLRFFCPAIMAGNAAVLKHASNVPGCAMAIESVVREAGFPEGLFHTILIGSKEVDAVIEHPLIKAVTLTGSTEAGKQVAAKAGSLIKKTVLELGGSDAYIVLADADIDKAVEICVNSRLINSGQSCIAAKRFIVVKEIAEEFSSKFHALMKNKHYGDPLQKGSSLGPLARHDLRDQLHTQVHQAVAKGAKCTLGGFLPEGTGAFYPPTILTGISKSNPAYLEEFFGPVALLFIAENEEQAIDIANDTSFGLGSAIFTKDQVRGEQIAETKLQAGSCFVNAQVKSDPRLPFGGIKESGYGRELGLFGIHEFVNIKTVYVG; this is encoded by the coding sequence ATGCAATCTGTAAATCCCTTAAATGGAGAAGTAATTAAGGATTACATTCCTCATACTGCTACTGAAGTAAACAATAAAATACAATCAGCTAACAAAGCATTTAAAAGCTGGGAAAATACATCTTTTGAAACTCGTTCAGCTTATCTTATAAAATTAGGAGAAGTATTAAGGCATAGAAAAGAAGAACTAGCTGAATTAATGGCGCTAGAAATGGGGAAACCATTGGAGCAAGGAATTGCAGAAGTTGAAAAATGTGCTTTTTGCTGCGATTACTATGCAAAAAATGCTACTTCATTTCTTCAAAAACAACTAATTGATACCGATGCATCTAAAAGCTTTGTTAGCTTTCAGCCTGTAGGTGTTGTTTTGGCTATTATGCCGTGGAATTTCCCCTTTTGGCAAGTATTACGCTTTTTCTGTCCAGCTATAATGGCGGGTAATGCAGCTGTTCTCAAACATGCTTCCAATGTTCCGGGTTGTGCAATGGCAATTGAATCCGTTGTTCGTGAAGCCGGTTTTCCTGAAGGGTTGTTTCACACCATATTAATTGGCTCAAAAGAAGTGGACGCAGTAATTGAACATCCATTGATAAAGGCGGTTACTTTAACAGGAAGTACGGAAGCAGGAAAACAGGTGGCTGCAAAAGCTGGAAGTCTTATAAAGAAAACAGTTCTTGAATTAGGTGGAAGCGATGCCTACATTGTTTTAGCAGATGCTGACATTGATAAAGCGGTTGAAATATGTGTTAACAGCCGTTTAATTAATAGCGGGCAAAGTTGTATTGCTGCTAAACGCTTTATTGTGGTCAAGGAAATTGCTGAAGAGTTTTCTTCCAAATTTCATGCATTAATGAAAAATAAGCACTATGGAGATCCACTTCAAAAAGGTTCTTCTTTGGGCCCGTTGGCAAGGCATGATCTTCGTGATCAATTACATACTCAAGTACATCAAGCGGTGGCTAAGGGTGCTAAATGCACGTTGGGTGGCTTCCTTCCTGAAGGAACAGGAGCTTTCTACCCTCCTACTATTTTAACAGGTATTTCAAAGAGTAATCCAGCTTACCTTGAAGAGTTTTTCGGGCCTGTTGCCTTGTTGTTTATTGCGGAGAATGAAGAACAAGCAATTGATATTGCGAACGATACATCCTTCGGATTGGGTAGTGCCATATTTACAAAAGATCAAGTTCGTGGTGAACAGATTGCCGAAACTAAACTGCAAGCCGGTTCATGTTTTGTAAACGCACAAGTAAAATCAGATCCTCGTTTACCATTCGGAGGCATTAAAGAATCCGGCTATGGCCGTGAACTAGGCTTATTCGGAATCCATGAATTTGTAAATATTAAAACTGTATATGTAGGTTAG
- a CDS encoding NADH-quinone oxidoreductase subunit D, which translates to MILNMGPQHPSTHGVLRLELITNGEIVVDVIPHLGYLHRCFEKHCESLTYPQIIPYTDRMDYMASMNNNHAFVMGVERMLGIDKEIPKRVEYIRVLVCELNRIASHLIAIGTYGIDIGAFTPFMWCFRDREHIMNMLEWASGARMLYNYIWVGGLFYDLPVGFEERCKEFIDYFKPKLVELDELLTQNRIFIDRTANVGVLPLDVAINYGVSGPMLRASGLKYDLRRVDEYSVYPEIEFDIPVGKGEMGSIGDCWDRYKVRVDEVVQSVRIIEQCLERLTKELKRDKEFDPRAKLPRKCTPKAQDFYVRAENPKGELGFYFIADGKREIPFRVKSRGPSFNNLSVLSEISRGAMVADVVAILGSIDIVLGEVDR; encoded by the coding sequence ATGATCCTCAATATGGGGCCTCAGCATCCTTCCACCCATGGTGTATTACGGTTAGAACTGATCACCAATGGTGAAATTGTAGTTGATGTAATTCCGCATTTGGGTTACTTACACCGTTGTTTTGAGAAACACTGCGAATCACTCACCTATCCGCAGATTATTCCTTATACGGATCGTATGGATTACATGGCATCCATGAATAATAATCATGCATTTGTAATGGGCGTTGAGCGAATGTTGGGAATCGATAAAGAGATACCTAAACGTGTGGAGTATATACGAGTGTTGGTTTGTGAGTTAAATCGAATTGCTTCGCATCTTATTGCCATCGGAACATACGGAATTGATATTGGAGCCTTTACCCCTTTTATGTGGTGTTTTCGTGATCGGGAACACATTATGAACATGCTGGAGTGGGCTTCAGGAGCGCGTATGTTGTATAACTATATCTGGGTAGGTGGATTGTTTTACGATCTTCCGGTAGGTTTTGAAGAGCGTTGCAAAGAATTTATCGATTACTTTAAACCAAAATTGGTTGAATTGGATGAATTGCTGACGCAAAACCGAATTTTTATAGACCGTACGGCCAATGTAGGGGTTTTACCGTTGGATGTTGCTATAAACTATGGTGTTTCTGGACCTATGCTACGTGCTTCCGGACTGAAATATGATTTGCGCCGGGTGGATGAATATTCAGTTTACCCCGAAATTGAATTTGATATTCCGGTTGGTAAAGGCGAAATGGGAAGTATTGGCGATTGCTGGGATCGTTATAAAGTAAGAGTTGATGAAGTTGTGCAATCGGTTCGCATCATTGAGCAATGTCTCGAGCGATTAACCAAAGAGTTAAAACGTGATAAAGAATTTGATCCAAGAGCAAAACTACCTCGAAAATGCACACCTAAAGCTCAAGATTTTTATGTACGCGCAGAAAATCCTAAAGGCGAATTAGGCTTTTATTTTATTGCTGATGGTAAGCGAGAAATACCATTCAGGGTAAAATCACGTGGACCGAGTTTCAATAATCTTTCCGTTCTTTCCGAAATATCGAGAGGTGCAATGGTGGCGGATGTGGTGGCTATTTTAGGTTCTATAGACATTGTGTTAGGTGAAGTAGATAGGTAA
- a CDS encoding NADH-quinone oxidoreductase subunit C, whose translation MEFNDIKRLLTDKFGEAVIVSEQSDGLQPSLTIKPELIAEVCLELRDNEQTYFDFLSCLSGVDYGEEQSKIGVVYHLSSIPFKKQLVLKVEKAFDRNSSKLPSFPTVSTVWRTADWHEREAFDLLGIDFEGHPDLRRILLPDDWEGYPLRKDYKTAETYKGIKIDY comes from the coding sequence ATGGAATTTAACGACATCAAACGCTTATTAACGGATAAATTCGGTGAAGCGGTTATTGTTTCGGAACAATCTGACGGACTTCAACCTTCGCTGACCATTAAGCCTGAATTAATAGCCGAAGTATGCCTGGAATTAAGAGATAATGAGCAGACTTACTTTGATTTTCTCTCTTGTCTGTCAGGAGTTGATTATGGCGAAGAACAATCCAAAATAGGTGTCGTTTACCATTTATCTTCCATTCCCTTCAAAAAACAATTGGTATTGAAGGTTGAAAAAGCTTTTGATCGCAATTCGTCAAAGCTTCCATCTTTTCCAACTGTTTCTACCGTTTGGCGTACAGCCGATTGGCATGAACGGGAAGCTTTTGACCTTCTAGGAATTGATTTCGAAGGTCATCCTGATTTGCGTAGAATATTACTTCCGGATGATTGGGAAGGGTATCCACTCCGAAAGGATTATAAAACTGCAGAAACATACAAAGGCATTAAGATAGATTATTAA
- the pdxH gene encoding pyridoxamine 5'-phosphate oxidase — translation MSLEKTTLENLRQDYSAKSLSETDVKLNPFDQFEVWFKEAMDSGIIEPNALTLATATPDGKPSSRVVLLKGFDAEGFTFYTNYNSRKGHELAQNPYACISFFWLELQRQVIIEGIIEKVSADESTRYYQSRPKGSQLGAWTSPQSEVITSREMLEEKLAGLEKEYADHDVLPRPEHWGGYLLKPTSFEFWQGRPSRLHDRIQYIGQADKSWKIQRVAP, via the coding sequence ATGAGCCTCGAAAAAACAACTCTCGAAAATTTACGTCAGGATTATAGTGCCAAATCGCTTTCTGAAACCGATGTTAAATTAAATCCTTTTGATCAATTTGAAGTATGGTTTAAAGAAGCCATGGATTCAGGAATTATTGAACCTAATGCTTTAACACTCGCAACCGCTACTCCTGATGGAAAACCCTCCTCTCGTGTTGTTTTATTAAAAGGTTTTGATGCTGAAGGCTTTACTTTTTATACTAACTATAATAGCAGGAAGGGGCATGAATTAGCTCAAAACCCTTACGCATGTATTTCCTTTTTTTGGCTTGAATTGCAACGCCAGGTAATAATTGAAGGAATAATAGAAAAGGTTTCAGCTGATGAATCTACACGTTATTATCAAAGTCGACCTAAAGGAAGTCAACTTGGTGCGTGGACCTCTCCTCAGAGCGAGGTAATCACCAGTAGAGAGATGCTGGAAGAAAAACTTGCAGGATTAGAAAAAGAATATGCCGACCATGATGTACTTCCTCGTCCTGAACATTGGGGTGGATATCTATTAAAACCAACGTCTTTTGAGTTTTGGCAAGGACGTCCAAGCCGTTTGCACGACCGTATTCAATATATCGGACAAGCGGATAAAAGCTGGAAAATACAGCGTGTGGCGCCATAA
- a CDS encoding YqgE/AlgH family protein: MLNTIKPTAGKLLISEPFMADPNFKRSVVYITEHNENGTVGFVLNQKTELTLDNLVDDVEDTDFPVYIGGPVGNDSLHYIHTLENLEGGVPVGNDVFWGGNFELLKIMIQAGQVERGQIRFFIGYSGWGETQLQNELDENAWLVAESKKEFLFGDNESALWAHAVKSLGEKFAVIVNFPENPRFN; encoded by the coding sequence ATGTTGAACACAATAAAACCCACCGCAGGCAAATTATTGATTTCGGAACCCTTTATGGCCGACCCGAATTTCAAACGCTCGGTTGTGTATATTACGGAACACAACGAAAATGGAACCGTGGGTTTTGTACTTAATCAGAAAACTGAATTAACACTTGATAACCTTGTCGATGATGTTGAAGATACTGATTTTCCGGTATATATTGGCGGTCCGGTAGGGAATGATAGTTTGCATTATATTCATACTCTTGAAAATTTAGAAGGTGGTGTACCGGTAGGTAATGACGTATTTTGGGGTGGCAATTTTGAACTGTTGAAAATAATGATTCAGGCAGGGCAGGTTGAACGTGGACAAATTCGTTTTTTCATTGGCTATTCAGGTTGGGGAGAAACTCAGCTTCAAAACGAACTGGATGAAAATGCTTGGTTAGTTGCTGAATCAAAAAAAGAGTTTCTGTTCGGTGATAATGAAAGTGCTTTATGGGCACATGCTGTGAAAAGCTTAGGAGAAAAATTTGCGGTAATCGTTAATTTTCCGGAAAATCCACGATTTAATTGA
- a CDS encoding 5-(carboxyamino)imidazole ribonucleotide synthase yields MKTFNSSNFKLGILGGGQLGKMLLQPAMNYGVDVSILDPDPASPCSYFCKNFHLGSFNDYNTVYNFGRNLDLITIEIENVNVEALKRLESEGVTVYPQPHIIELIQDKGLQKDFYKNNGIPTSPYAKIQNREELKLYAEKFPAMQKLRKAGYDGRGVFKVKSVDDLPKSFNDPSILEDLVDFDKELAVLVARNASGEIRAFDVVEMEFDPQANLVDILFTPAKIETEIEKRAKEIAIDVVEKLKIVGLLAVELFLTKSGELLVNELAPRPHNSGHHTIEACITSQYEQHLRAILNLPLGSTELLQPAVMVNLLGEKNFVGEAKYIGVNEITRLDGVYLHLYGKKITKPMRKMGHVTIIDHNLDNAFEKAKFVKDTFKIQA; encoded by the coding sequence GTGAAAACATTCAATTCGTCAAACTTTAAATTAGGAATATTAGGTGGTGGCCAGTTAGGCAAAATGTTACTTCAACCCGCTATGAATTACGGAGTTGATGTTTCAATATTAGATCCGGATCCGGCATCTCCCTGCAGCTATTTTTGTAAGAATTTTCATTTAGGCAGTTTTAATGATTACAATACCGTTTACAACTTTGGTCGTAATTTAGATTTAATTACCATTGAGATTGAAAATGTAAATGTTGAGGCATTAAAACGTTTGGAATCAGAAGGAGTAACTGTTTATCCGCAACCTCATATTATTGAGCTTATACAAGATAAAGGACTTCAGAAAGATTTTTATAAGAACAATGGTATTCCAACCTCTCCATATGCAAAAATTCAAAACCGTGAGGAGTTAAAGCTCTATGCAGAGAAATTCCCTGCAATGCAGAAACTACGCAAAGCAGGTTATGATGGCCGCGGAGTTTTTAAAGTTAAATCGGTTGATGATCTACCCAAATCTTTTAATGACCCAAGTATATTAGAAGACTTGGTTGATTTTGATAAGGAATTAGCAGTATTAGTTGCCCGCAATGCATCTGGCGAGATTAGAGCTTTTGATGTGGTTGAAATGGAGTTTGATCCACAGGCCAACCTGGTTGATATACTGTTTACTCCGGCCAAAATCGAAACTGAAATTGAGAAACGTGCAAAAGAAATAGCCATAGATGTAGTTGAGAAACTGAAAATAGTAGGTTTGTTGGCAGTTGAGTTATTTCTTACAAAGAGTGGTGAACTATTGGTTAATGAATTGGCACCTCGTCCGCATAACAGCGGTCACCACACGATTGAAGCTTGCATTACTTCTCAGTATGAACAACATTTACGTGCCATCCTTAATCTTCCTTTGGGTTCAACTGAATTACTGCAACCAGCTGTAATGGTTAATTTATTGGGGGAGAAGAACTTTGTGGGAGAAGCTAAATATATTGGGGTGAATGAGATTACCCGCTTGGATGGTGTTTACCTGCACTTGTACGGTAAGAAAATAACGAAACCTATGCGTAAAATGGGTCACGTTACTATCATTGATCACAATCTCGACAATGCTTTTGAAAAGGCAAAATTTGTAAAAGATACATTTAAGATACAAGCATAA
- the purE gene encoding 5-(carboxyamino)imidazole ribonucleotide mutase, producing MNPQVGIIMGSDSDLKVMSAAAEILEKFDIPFELTIVSAHRTPHRMIEYGEQAAARGIKVIIAGAGGAAHLPGMVASITTLPVIGVPVKSSNSIDGWDSVLSILQMPSGIPVATVALNGAANAGILATNIIGAFDNTVAEKLKSYKEELRDKVLHNVEKIDRLGYKKVLEHKLNIHP from the coding sequence ATGAATCCACAAGTTGGTATTATAATGGGCAGCGACTCCGATTTAAAAGTTATGTCGGCTGCTGCAGAAATACTTGAAAAGTTTGATATTCCTTTTGAATTAACCATCGTTTCGGCTCACCGCACTCCACACCGTATGATTGAATATGGGGAACAAGCCGCAGCAAGAGGAATTAAAGTAATAATTGCCGGAGCGGGAGGAGCAGCGCACTTACCTGGAATGGTTGCTTCTATTACCACATTACCTGTAATTGGAGTACCCGTAAAGTCAAGTAATTCAATTGATGGTTGGGATTCTGTTTTATCAATTTTACAAATGCCAAGTGGCATTCCGGTAGCAACAGTAGCCTTAAACGGTGCAGCAAACGCAGGCATACTTGCCACAAACATCATTGGTGCTTTTGATAATACAGTGGCCGAAAAATTAAAATCTTATAAAGAAGAGCTACGCGATAAAGTACTGCACAACGTCGAAAAAATTGACCGATTAGGCTATAAGAAAGTCCTTGAACACAAATTGAATATACACCCGTAG
- a CDS encoding 3-oxoacyl-ACP synthase III family protein has protein sequence MTLLHTVITGTGSYIPELVKTNRDFAAHDFYDEFHGHINQPPALVAEKFKQITGIEERRYAPCDMNSSDLAVLAAKEAIEDAGIDPETIDQIIVAHNFGNVVKHSIQTDAVPSLASRVKHSLGIRNPACVPYDLLFGCPGWLQGVIQADAFIKAGIAKRCLVIGTETLSRVIDVYDRDSMIFSDGAGACIIDAVDSDKTNSGILASSVVSHCIDEAYYIYIGKGNFPGSDPRVRYIKMKGRKVFEYAMRHVPSAMKACLDKAGVDIHEVKKIFLHQANEKMDEGFTKELYKLYGIKEIPPHIMPMSIHKLGNSSVATIPTLYDLVKKGKMGEEHGIEPGDVVLFASVGAGMNINAVCYRV, from the coding sequence ATGACATTGCTGCACACCGTTATTACAGGAACGGGATCATATATTCCTGAATTAGTTAAAACCAACCGAGATTTTGCTGCACATGATTTTTATGATGAGTTTCATGGTCATATAAATCAACCGCCGGCCCTTGTTGCTGAAAAGTTTAAACAGATAACCGGTATTGAAGAGCGTCGTTATGCGCCATGTGATATGAATTCTTCTGATTTAGCAGTTTTGGCAGCTAAAGAAGCAATTGAAGACGCGGGTATTGATCCAGAAACAATTGATCAAATAATTGTTGCGCATAATTTTGGAAACGTTGTAAAACACTCCATTCAAACCGATGCAGTTCCTTCACTTGCAAGCAGAGTAAAGCATTCTTTAGGAATACGCAATCCTGCTTGTGTACCTTATGATCTGCTTTTTGGTTGTCCGGGCTGGTTACAAGGTGTAATTCAGGCAGATGCCTTTATTAAGGCTGGTATTGCCAAACGTTGCCTCGTAATCGGAACAGAAACATTGAGTCGTGTAATTGATGTATACGACAGAGACAGCATGATCTTTTCTGACGGAGCCGGAGCCTGTATTATTGATGCTGTTGATTCAGATAAAACCAATAGCGGCATCCTTGCCAGCAGCGTTGTAAGTCATTGTATAGATGAGGCTTATTATATATATATCGGCAAAGGAAACTTTCCCGGAAGCGATCCTCGTGTACGTTATATCAAAATGAAGGGCCGTAAGGTTTTTGAATATGCAATGCGACATGTTCCCTCGGCAATGAAAGCTTGTTTAGACAAGGCGGGTGTCGATATTCATGAAGTAAAAAAGATCTTTCTTCACCAGGCAAATGAAAAGATGGATGAAGGATTCACTAAGGAGTTGTATAAATTATACGGTATAAAAGAGATTCCTCCACATATTATGCCTATGAGTATTCATAAATTGGGTAATAGCTCAGTTGCTACAATTCCAACTTTATACGATCTTGTTAAAAAAGGCAAAATGGGTGAAGAGCATGGAATTGAACCGGGTGATGTGGTATTATTTGCCTCTGTTGGTGCAGGGATGAATATTAATGCCGTTTGTTACCGGGTTTGA
- a CDS encoding SRPBCC domain-containing protein, with amino-acid sequence MKDIKKYYLIHADPEEVYTALTNPLTIELWSGYPAIMSTEPGSEFSLWDDSIAGKNVEFEENKKIVQQWYFGDQQEESIVTIKLHPDKHGTSVELRHTNIPDTELEDMLYGWNNYYFGAIEDYFDE; translated from the coding sequence ATGAAGGATATTAAAAAGTATTACCTTATTCATGCGGATCCGGAAGAAGTATATACTGCTCTTACCAATCCACTTACCATTGAACTATGGAGTGGATATCCGGCAATAATGAGTACAGAGCCGGGTTCAGAGTTTTCACTATGGGATGATAGTATTGCAGGTAAAAATGTTGAGTTTGAAGAAAATAAAAAGATTGTTCAGCAATGGTACTTTGGCGATCAGCAGGAAGAGTCCATTGTAACGATCAAACTTCATCCTGATAAACATGGAACTTCAGTTGAATTGAGGCATACAAATATTCCTGATACTGAATTAGAGGATATGTTATACGGCTGGAATAATTATTATTTTGGCGCTATTGAAGATTACTTTGATGAATAA